One window from the genome of Nicotiana sylvestris chromosome 9, ASM39365v2, whole genome shotgun sequence encodes:
- the LOC104245379 gene encoding uncharacterized protein: MASSNQNLKNGVFLSFRGEDTRKTCLGHLYYALKHRGIHTFKDDIRLERGKSIPPELVKAIEQSRFAIVVFSKNYATSAWCLDELAKIMKCKKELGQTVYDMDPSDHVVEDILGKLCQVISSIDNDLVGMESRVREVSSLLRMEAPNVCFIGIGGMGGIGKTTIASAVFGKYSCQFEDVCFCGGIGAIGGRTGAIGGGTGAISGGAATRAIALGGGAGVVEEDEWEIVTESPKEETGVWLSEPEESCGGVGFCTAPMKSNLLADSLLSRQKIARRRVLQKCKGHMDCNICKVFSSLLKVSLTITSVYEGMEIMRKRLRSMKVLIILDDVNQKGQLEIQHDSRRSRIWLPEDIEDLFTGNFEAEAVEGLWIPRNYIPKQVISYYNISEAFRRMKRLRSLEKLPSYVQMGSLTSLKLSCLPKLRELPETKGLHRLLTLELADCQSLEMLPKLFARKDGDLKLLEKLVVSGTAISRIPPSFAGLGELSFLSFPHWFGYREDANFLLPWSFRDLGCLSSLAHLDLTKTDFISFNESNNQSFHYLDITICEKLVLPKLPACIKELYAYDPLVLKSIPDFPTIQSCIQCHSLSILRIEVN; this comes from the exons ATGGCTTCATCCAATCAAAATTTGAAGAATGGTGTTTTCTTGAGTTTTAGAGGTGAAGATACTCGTAAAACTTGTCTGGGTCATCTCTACTATGCTCTAAAACACAGAGGGATTCACACTTTCAAAGATGACATAAGGTTGGAGAGAGGAAAGTCAATTCCACCTGAACTTGTGAAAGCTATTGAACAATCAAGATTTGCTATTGTTGTATTTTCTAAGAACTATGCAACCTCCGCTTGGTGCTTGGATGAACTTGCAAAGATCATGAAATGCAAGAAAGAATTAGGACAAACTGTCTATGACATGGATCCGTCGGAT CATGTTGTTGAAGACATACTGGGTAAATTATGTCAAGTTATTTCAAGCATTGATAATGATTTAGTGGGGATGGAATCTCGAGTGCGTGAAGTAAGTTCATTACTAAGGATGGAAGCACCTAATGTTTGTTTTATTGGAATAGGGGGGATGGGAGGCATTGGCAAGACAACAATCGCAAGTGCTGTGTTTGGAAAATATTCTTGCCAATTTGAAGATGTTTGTTTTT GTGGTGGAATTGGAGCTATAGGTGGTAGAACTGGAGCTATAGGTGGTGGAACTGGAGCTATAAGTGGTGGAGCTGCAACTAGAGCTATAGCTCTAGGTGGTGGAGCTGGAGTTGTAGAGGAAGATGAATGGGAGATAGTGACTGAATCTCCAAAAGAAGAAACTG GTGTTTGGTTGTCTGAGCCTGAGGAGTCTTGTGGTGGTGTTGGTTTTTGCACAGCACCAATGAAAAGTAATTTGCTTGCAGACAGCCTTCTAAGTCGCCAAAAAATTGCACGGCGACGAG TGTTGCAGAAATGCAAAGGACATATGGACTGCAATATTTGCAAGGTGTTCTCCTCTCTCCTAAAGGTAAGCTTAACTATAACAAGTGTATATGAAGGCATGGAAATCATGAGGAAGCGGCTGCGCTCAATGAAGGTTTTGATCATTCTTGATGATGTAAATCAGAAAGGCCAATTAGAAAT TCAACATGACTCAAGAAGGAGTAGAATATGGCTTCCTGAGGACATCGAGGATCTGTTTACTGGAAATTTC GAAGCAGAAGCTGTGGAGGGACTATGGATACCAAGGAATTACATACCAAAACAGGTTATTTCATATTACAACATTAGTGAAGCATTTAGGAGAATGAAAAGATTAAGG AGCCTTGAGAAGCTTCCAAGTTATGTTCAGATGGGATCCCTTACGAGTCTCAAACTTTCTTGTCTTCCAAAGTTGAGGGAATTACCAGAAACCAAGGGGTTGCACCGTTTATTGACATTAGAGCTAGCTGATTGTCAGAGCCTTGAGATGCTTCCTAAGTT ATTTGCCAGAAAAGATGGTGACTTGAAACTGTTAGAGAAGCTAGTAGTATCTGGTACTGCAATTTCCAGAATACCCCCTTCATTTGCAGGCCTTGGTGAACTAAGCTTTTTATCATTCCCTCACTGGTTTGGATACAGAGAAGATGCAAATTTTCTTTTACCATGGTCGTTTAGG GATCTTGGATGCTTATCTTCTTTGGCTCACTTGGATTTGACTAAAACTGATTTCATAAGTTTCAATGAAAGCAACAATCAGAGCTTTCATTATCTAGATATAACAATTTGTGAGAAGCTTGTATTGCCCAAACTTCCAGCATGCATAAAGGAGTTATATGCATATGATCCTCTAGTCTTGAAAAGCATCCCTGATTTCCCCACCATTCAGAGCTGTATTCAGTGTCATTCACTCAG